The following are from one region of the Deltaproteobacteria bacterium genome:
- a CDS encoding P-II family nitrogen regulator: protein MKKVEAIIKPFKLDEVKTALSAVAVQGMTVTEVRGFGRQKGHKEVYRGAEYVVELVPKVKIEVVVPDQAVTRVVETIAKAAKTGKIGDGKIFVIPVEEAVRIRTGERGEGAL, encoded by the coding sequence ATGAAAAAAGTCGAGGCCATCATTAAACCTTTTAAGTTGGATGAAGTGAAAACCGCCCTCAGCGCAGTCGCCGTGCAGGGGATGACCGTCACCGAAGTCAGGGGGTTCGGAAGACAAAAAGGGCACAAAGAAGTTTACCGTGGGGCGGAGTATGTAGTCGAGTTGGTGCCGAAAGTCAAGATCGAAGTGGTGGTTCCGGATCAAGCCGTCACCCGGGTGGTGGAAACGATTGCCAAGGCTGCCAAAACCGGAAAAATTGGGGATGGAAAGATTTTTGTTATACCTGTCGAAGAAGCGGTTAGGATTCGAACAGGGGAGAGGGGAGAAGGGGCGTTGTAA